Proteins encoded by one window of Collimonas fungivorans:
- a CDS encoding SDR family oxidoreductase, which produces MFDNFGEMTVLVTGGTKGIGRATVESFVKAGAKVYGTYFWGDNLEELERYFSHYPNQPVFFQADISDEDATVRLIDAIAQENKKIDALIVNAAFAPQFNDTYKFRELLDSIRHNAWPLATYIDCIRRRMGQYPRHVVAITSEGHRSCHIKDYDYVAASKAVLETFTKYIGARENIIINCISPGVVDTEAFELVFGKKAQTFIRKFDPDLIVQAEAVGNVSVALCSGLMDSVRGQVISVDNGRMFTDNFAKWIEMIDEHFVEK; this is translated from the coding sequence ATGTTTGATAATTTTGGTGAAATGACCGTATTGGTGACAGGCGGCACTAAAGGTATAGGCCGCGCCACCGTTGAAAGTTTTGTTAAAGCCGGCGCAAAAGTATATGGCACTTATTTTTGGGGAGACAATCTGGAAGAACTTGAACGGTATTTTTCTCACTACCCTAACCAGCCTGTATTTTTTCAGGCAGATATCAGTGATGAGGATGCAACTGTCCGTTTGATCGACGCCATTGCGCAAGAAAACAAAAAAATCGATGCCCTGATTGTTAATGCCGCCTTTGCTCCCCAGTTTAACGACACCTATAAATTCCGAGAACTGCTGGATAGCATCAGACATAATGCCTGGCCGCTTGCCACGTATATCGATTGCATCAGGCGGCGCATGGGGCAATATCCCCGCCATGTCGTCGCAATCACTTCCGAAGGACATCGCAGCTGCCATATAAAAGACTATGACTATGTTGCGGCATCGAAGGCCGTCTTGGAAACATTTACCAAATATATCGGCGCGCGGGAAAATATCATCATTAACTGTATCTCACCTGGCGTGGTGGATACGGAAGCTTTCGAACTGGTTTTTGGCAAGAAGGCGCAAACGTTCATTCGAAAATTCGACCCGGATCTCATTGTCCAAGCGGAAGCGGTTGGTAATGTGAGCGTTGCCCTATGCAGCGGCTTGATGGATTCCGTGCGCGGTCAGGTAATCTCGGTCGATAACGGCAGGATGTTTACCGACAATTTTGCCAAATGGATCGAAATGATTGATGAACATTTCGTTGAAAAATAA
- a CDS encoding phosphopantetheine-binding protein, whose amino-acid sequence MDRNHITSIVKKHIANAVEGVNESNIDLQKSMTDYGASSLDIVSVVSGAMRELKIKIPRTELKNVKNINGLIDMFVTSSAG is encoded by the coding sequence ATGGATAGAAATCACATCACCAGTATTGTAAAAAAACACATTGCGAATGCAGTTGAAGGCGTCAATGAATCGAACATCGATTTACAGAAATCGATGACAGACTACGGCGCAAGCAGTTTAGACATTGTTTCTGTCGTTTCGGGCGCCATGCGGGAATTGAAAATAAAAATCCCACGCACCGAACTCAAGAATGTCAAAAACATCAACGGACTGATTGATATGTTCGTAACCAGCAGCGCGGGATAG
- a CDS encoding lipocalin-like domain-containing protein has product MMPDSNRNQFVGRWQLESCIGKSADKNIYPIGENPFGMLTYTERYVMVFISSAERYKFSTNDVRAVPAEQIVADFPKFETYCGHYELDHHKKIISHFIENSKIPNQIGTEFRRYFSFRDEKLVLETTDSLLLNGEPWLFELVWSRQE; this is encoded by the coding sequence ATGATGCCTGACTCCAATAGAAACCAGTTTGTCGGCCGCTGGCAGCTTGAATCCTGCATTGGCAAAAGCGCAGATAAAAATATCTATCCCATAGGTGAAAATCCATTCGGCATGCTGACCTACACCGAGCGCTACGTAATGGTATTCATCTCGTCCGCTGAGAGATACAAATTCAGCACGAATGATGTGCGCGCGGTTCCCGCCGAGCAGATCGTCGCGGATTTTCCGAAATTCGAGACATATTGCGGCCATTATGAGCTTGATCATCATAAGAAAATCATCAGCCATTTTATTGAGAACAGCAAGATTCCCAACCAGATTGGCACGGAATTCCGCCGATATTTCAGCTTCAGGGATGAGAAGCTGGTGCTGGAAACCACTGATAGCCTGCTGCTCAATGGCGAGCCATGGTTATTTGAGCTTGTGTGGAGCCGGCAGGAATAG
- a CDS encoding LuxR C-terminal-related transcriptional regulator, giving the protein MCVSERRIMQVCNLALARMFGYQQGELNGESFKVLYPTQDEFERTGARIVPIMNAKGIYSDERIMRRANGELFWCHVTGHALVPEDTHAAGIWTFEDLSEKRRASSTLSPREREIAALLVEGKTSKLIGKQIGLSPRTVEMHRANLMKKFTASTSSELVHRLLGIAQSEGA; this is encoded by the coding sequence GAACGCCGCATCATGCAGGTGTGCAACCTGGCGCTGGCGCGCATGTTCGGCTACCAGCAGGGCGAACTGAACGGCGAGTCGTTCAAGGTGCTGTACCCGACCCAGGACGAGTTCGAGCGCACCGGCGCCCGCATCGTTCCGATCATGAACGCCAAGGGCATCTATTCCGACGAAAGAATCATGCGGCGCGCCAACGGCGAACTGTTCTGGTGCCATGTCACCGGCCACGCCCTGGTGCCGGAAGACACCCACGCCGCAGGCATCTGGACCTTTGAAGATTTGAGTGAAAAACGCCGCGCCTCATCCACGCTGTCGCCGCGCGAGCGAGAAATCGCGGCGCTGCTGGTGGAGGGCAAGACCAGCAAGCTGATCGGCAAGCAGATCGGCCTCAGCCCACGCACGGTGGAGATGCACCGGGCCAACCTGATGAAGAAATTCACCGCGTCGACCTCCAGCGAACTGGTGCACCGCCTGCTGGGCATCGCCCAGAGCGAAGGCGCTTAA
- a CDS encoding ACP S-malonyltransferase: protein MSRAGAQRPGMGASVFDAYPELLANAEGIAGFSIRDFFRGCPSERFTDTRYVQPALYTVNALHYRRYIDEGGALPIFLAGHSLGEFNALQAAGVFDFETGLHLVKKRALLMSESHGGGMAAVLGLNGEEVVQVIAENNLSDLSVANFNSDLQMVISGPIESIKQAEEVFYDNYAIKYVVLKVSGAFHSAMLDTAAVKFGEYLQEFSFSPPQLPVISNRTGRPYTAASVARNLAEHINQPVMWRQSIIYMRAHGAGEFIEMGGGVLLLDMTKNISADKI, encoded by the coding sequence ATTTCCCGGGCAGGGGCACAACGCCCGGGCATGGGTGCATCTGTTTTTGATGCCTATCCGGAATTGCTGGCGAACGCTGAAGGCATTGCAGGATTCAGCATTCGCGATTTTTTTCGGGGCTGTCCTTCCGAGCGGTTTACCGACACCCGCTATGTCCAGCCGGCTTTATATACCGTCAATGCCTTGCATTATCGCCGCTACATTGACGAGGGCGGCGCGCTGCCGATATTCTTGGCCGGGCATTCACTTGGCGAGTTTAATGCACTGCAAGCCGCGGGTGTGTTTGACTTTGAAACCGGTTTGCACCTGGTAAAAAAACGGGCGTTGCTGATGTCTGAAAGCCATGGCGGCGGCATGGCCGCCGTGCTTGGTCTGAATGGAGAAGAAGTGGTTCAAGTGATAGCTGAAAACAATCTCTCTGATCTGTCCGTGGCAAATTTCAATTCCGACTTGCAGATGGTGATATCGGGGCCGATTGAAAGCATCAAGCAGGCCGAAGAAGTGTTTTACGATAACTATGCAATCAAGTACGTTGTGCTGAAAGTGAGCGGCGCTTTCCACAGCGCCATGCTGGACACTGCGGCCGTCAAATTCGGTGAGTATCTCCAGGAATTCTCGTTCTCGCCGCCGCAGCTTCCCGTCATCTCAAATAGAACAGGCCGCCCATATACGGCAGCGTCTGTTGCGCGGAATCTTGCCGAACATATCAATCAGCCTGTCATGTGGCGGCAATCGATAATCTATATGCGCGCACACGGCGCAGGCGAGTTTATTGAAATGGGCGGCGGCGTGTTATTGCTGGACATGACCAAGAATATTAGCGCCGATAAAATTTGA
- a CDS encoding electron transfer flavoprotein-ubiquinone oxidoreductase, which yields MTPTQGQNQQNLLEQYGPREAMEYDVVVVGGGPAGLAAAIRLKQQAAEKGREVSVCVLEKGSEIGAHILSGAVMDPQALTELLPDWKQLGAPLTTEVSEDRFLFLTEKKAYKTPNWMLPACFQNHGNYVISLANVVRWLGQQAEILGVEIFPGFPAAEVLYNEDGSVKGVATGNMGVDRHGQPTDAFQLGMELHAKYTLFAEGARGHLGKQLMAKFDLNKGKDPQTYAIGIKELWEIDPKLHQPGLVVHTAGWPLDTQTYGGSFLYHLENNQVAVGYVVGLAYENPYLSPYEEFQRYKTHPEISKFFQGGKRISYGARAITAGGLQSLPKLTFPGGALIGCDAGFLNASRIKGSHAAIKTGMLAANAAFEALGNNRQFDELTAYSEAFEQSWLHQELHKARNFKPWMSKGLYLGTLMVGIDQVVFGGKAPWTLRHTHADHECLKPAANYAPIKYPKPDGKLTFDRLSSVFISNTNHAEDQPIHLTLKDPNVPVNVNLRDYAGPEARYCPAGVYEFVTNEDNTERLQINAQNCVHCKTCDIKDPTQNIVWVTPEGGGGPNYPNM from the coding sequence ATGACTCCAACCCAAGGGCAGAACCAGCAGAACCTCCTGGAACAATATGGTCCGCGCGAAGCCATGGAATATGACGTGGTGGTGGTCGGCGGCGGCCCGGCCGGCCTGGCGGCAGCGATCCGGCTGAAACAGCAGGCAGCTGAAAAAGGCCGCGAGGTGTCGGTCTGCGTACTGGAAAAAGGCAGCGAAATAGGCGCCCATATCCTGTCCGGCGCTGTGATGGACCCGCAAGCGCTGACCGAACTGCTGCCAGACTGGAAACAGCTGGGCGCGCCGCTGACCACCGAAGTCAGCGAAGACCGCTTCCTGTTCCTGACTGAGAAAAAAGCCTACAAGACACCGAACTGGATGCTGCCGGCCTGCTTCCAGAACCATGGCAATTATGTCATCTCGCTGGCGAATGTGGTGCGCTGGCTGGGGCAACAGGCAGAAATCCTGGGCGTCGAGATTTTCCCGGGCTTCCCGGCGGCCGAAGTGCTGTACAACGAGGACGGTTCGGTCAAGGGCGTCGCCACCGGCAACATGGGCGTCGACCGCCACGGCCAGCCTACCGACGCGTTCCAGCTGGGCATGGAGCTGCATGCCAAGTACACCCTGTTTGCCGAAGGCGCACGAGGCCACCTGGGCAAGCAGCTGATGGCGAAATTCGACCTGAACAAGGGCAAAGATCCGCAAACCTATGCGATCGGCATCAAGGAACTGTGGGAAATCGATCCCAAGCTGCATCAGCCTGGCCTGGTGGTGCATACCGCGGGCTGGCCGCTGGATACCCAGACCTACGGCGGCTCCTTCCTGTACCACCTGGAAAACAACCAGGTCGCGGTCGGCTACGTGGTCGGCCTGGCTTATGAAAACCCCTACCTGTCGCCTTACGAAGAGTTCCAGCGCTATAAGACGCATCCGGAAATCAGCAAGTTTTTCCAGGGCGGCAAGCGCATTTCCTACGGCGCCCGCGCGATTACCGCCGGCGGCCTGCAGTCGCTGCCCAAGCTGACCTTCCCGGGCGGCGCCCTGATCGGCTGCGATGCCGGCTTCCTCAACGCCAGCCGCATCAAGGGCAGCCACGCCGCCATCAAGACCGGCATGCTGGCCGCCAACGCCGCGTTCGAAGCGCTGGGCAACAATCGCCAGTTCGACGAGCTGACAGCCTATAGCGAGGCGTTTGAACAGTCCTGGCTGCACCAGGAACTGCACAAGGCGCGCAACTTCAAGCCGTGGATGAGCAAAGGCCTGTATCTCGGCACGTTGATGGTCGGCATCGACCAGGTGGTGTTCGGCGGCAAAGCGCCATGGACCTTGCGCCACACCCATGCCGACCACGAATGCCTGAAGCCGGCCGCCAATTACGCACCGATCAAGTATCCGAAACCGGACGGCAAGCTGACCTTCGACCGCCTGTCGTCGGTGTTCATCTCCAACACCAACCATGCCGAAGACCAGCCTATCCACCTGACCTTGAAAGATCCGAACGTGCCGGTCAACGTCAACCTGCGCGACTATGCCGGGCCGGAAGCGCGCTACTGCCCTGCCGGCGTGTATGAATTCGTGACCAATGAAGACAATACCGAGCGGCTGCAGATCAATGCGCAAAACTGCGTGCACTGCAAAACCTGCGACATCAAGGATCCGACGCAGAATATCGTGTGGGTGACGCCGGAAGGCGGTGGCGGGCCGAACTATCCGAATATGTGA
- a CDS encoding polyketide synthase: MMNMPVIDMKKVCLEKGEEGIVFLRIDDPVNKNAIDDDFCLQLREIVDAIKKDKTIKVVILAGLPDIFCSGGTEAFLQGLIAHYKTDIEHEYANHLKHFLNIPIPVIAAMEGSATGGGLILGLYADILVAAEESRYGMSFMNMGFTPGMGSTAMSKEAFGYHTGFEMMVTGNYMKGSELKGKCCFNYILPRATVMDKAIELATAIIEKSRHSLELLKKYMSIERRKALEETSTIEAFMHHISFNQNNIEQQIQDNYTG; the protein is encoded by the coding sequence ATGATGAATATGCCGGTGATTGACATGAAAAAAGTCTGCCTGGAAAAGGGCGAAGAAGGGATTGTTTTTCTGCGCATTGATGATCCAGTCAACAAAAATGCCATTGACGATGACTTCTGCCTGCAGTTGCGTGAAATTGTCGACGCCATAAAAAAAGACAAAACCATCAAGGTAGTGATTCTGGCAGGCTTGCCGGACATATTTTGCAGCGGCGGCACCGAAGCGTTTTTACAAGGCCTGATTGCTCACTACAAAACCGACATTGAGCATGAATATGCCAATCATCTTAAGCATTTCTTGAACATACCGATCCCGGTTATTGCGGCGATGGAAGGCAGCGCCACAGGCGGCGGACTGATATTAGGTTTATATGCCGATATCCTGGTCGCGGCGGAAGAGAGCCGCTATGGCATGTCGTTCATGAACATGGGCTTCACTCCGGGCATGGGCTCTACCGCCATGAGCAAAGAAGCATTTGGCTATCACACCGGTTTTGAGATGATGGTCACTGGAAATTATATGAAGGGCAGTGAGCTGAAAGGCAAATGCTGCTTCAATTATATTTTGCCGCGCGCCACGGTGATGGACAAAGCTATCGAACTGGCCACGGCGATTATCGAGAAATCTCGCCACAGCCTGGAGTTATTGAAGAAGTACATGTCGATTGAAAGACGCAAAGCGCTGGAAGAAACCAGCACTATCGAGGCCTTCATGCATCATATTTCGTTCAATCAAAATAATATCGAGCAGCAAATACAAGATAATTACACAGGCTAG
- a CDS encoding enoyl-CoA hydratase/isomerase family protein, giving the protein MHECVAVPLKFNPGSLADFASRFASALNNERNKVIVLTGGATCFSMGMDLVYISTAYDASFVSQFAAILKMVRSSHKPVLAKVEGDVIAGGMALLAVADVILASESASFSLPEASFGITPAIAMSCLLERIRPHHLKYLVWNSNVVAAKQALEWGLVDHVSTPENLERDIQVLNRKLSRLVPSVIEESKMLLAERHSFERTLNIGCQLLENKLNDAQAMEKIRRYLEDIRLFNDEYAGD; this is encoded by the coding sequence ATGCATGAATGCGTCGCGGTACCCTTGAAATTCAATCCTGGCTCGCTGGCCGATTTCGCAAGCAGGTTTGCATCAGCGCTGAATAATGAGCGGAACAAAGTCATCGTGCTCACGGGAGGTGCCACTTGCTTCAGCATGGGCATGGATCTTGTTTACATCTCGACCGCTTATGACGCCAGCTTCGTGTCGCAATTCGCCGCTATCCTGAAAATGGTAAGAAGCAGCCACAAACCGGTTTTGGCCAAGGTCGAAGGCGATGTGATTGCGGGAGGGATGGCGCTGCTGGCAGTCGCGGACGTAATTCTCGCTAGTGAATCGGCTTCCTTTAGTTTGCCGGAAGCCTCGTTCGGCATTACGCCAGCCATTGCCATGTCCTGCTTGCTGGAGCGTATCAGGCCGCATCATCTTAAATACCTGGTGTGGAATTCAAATGTCGTTGCGGCAAAACAAGCTTTGGAGTGGGGGCTCGTAGATCATGTCAGCACGCCGGAGAACCTGGAGCGGGATATCCAGGTGCTGAACAGGAAACTGTCTCGTCTCGTGCCATCCGTCATAGAGGAGAGCAAGATGCTGCTGGCTGAACGCCATTCTTTCGAGAGAACGCTGAATATAGGGTGTCAGCTTCTTGAAAATAAACTGAATGATGCCCAGGCCATGGAAAAAATACGTCGCTACCTGGAAGACATCAGGTTGTTCAATGATGAATATGCCGGTGATTGA
- a CDS encoding acyl-CoA thioesterase, translating into MENRKHIHTTRIAMRWGDMDALGHVNNTVYFRYMEQARIEWLQQIGSDFDARHGPVLVNAQCSFLRQLKYPCEVEVKSYIGAVGRSSFEASYEIRRADLPEVVFAEGTAKIVWVDFDLEKSMPLPEDLRQLLLNPAPAA; encoded by the coding sequence ATGGAAAACAGAAAACACATCCATACCACGCGCATCGCCATGCGCTGGGGCGATATGGATGCGCTCGGCCACGTCAACAACACCGTGTATTTCCGCTACATGGAGCAGGCGCGCATAGAGTGGCTGCAGCAGATCGGCAGCGACTTCGATGCGCGCCACGGGCCGGTACTGGTCAACGCTCAATGCAGTTTCCTGCGGCAGTTGAAATACCCGTGCGAAGTCGAAGTCAAATCCTACATCGGCGCCGTCGGCCGCTCCAGCTTCGAAGCCAGCTACGAAATCCGCCGCGCCGATTTGCCGGAAGTGGTGTTTGCCGAAGGCACGGCGAAGATTGTCTGGGTCGATTTCGACCTGGAAAAATCGATGCCGCTGCCTGAGGATCTGCGCCAGTTGCTGCTCAATCCCGCGCCTGCGGCTTAA